In Nonomuraea sp. NBC_00507, the following are encoded in one genomic region:
- a CDS encoding ATP-dependent helicase → MSGQTWRLVRRGSGSPVVSPVLDEHQRAVVEHQSGPLLVLAGPGTGKTTTIVESVVDRIERRGLDPERVLILTFSRKAAEELRQRVTARLRRTTRTPLALTFHSYAYALLRRESILEGKAPPRLLTGPEQLLEIRRLLHGELESGGLDWPVSLREPLKTRGFAEELRDFLSRANERGLDGDRLIELGRRHGRGDWVAAGRFAERYQDRFDLDPEETYDYAELIGAASALLARPDVRERERSAHDVVFVDEYQDTDPAQELMLAQLAGDGRDLVAVGDPDQSIYGFRGADVQGIMKFPERFRTRDGQDAPVLTLRVCRRSGAGLLEASRRVATRLPAGPGGGHRDLVPLPDTPDGDVRVLLADSTSQEAAIVADTLRRAHLIDGVPWHRMAVLVRSARRQVPLLRRALTNAGVPTMIAGDEVPIAHEPGVRPLLTLMKVVLDPAHLDEGVAEELLTGPLGGTDMIGVRRLRRALKIAENEASDAGEARSSGELLVAAVQDVRELTRIEPHIAVPAERVAKLLAVAREAVGEQGTAEDLLWAVWHASGLAQRWTELSMSGGSRGAQADRDLDAVVALFDHAARFVDRMPKAGPEVFIDDLAAQEIPGDTLADRAPDGDAVRVLTAHRSKGLEWDVVVVAGVQEAVWPDLRLRGSMLGVEDLVEVLEGARPNAASLASKLLAEERRLFYVAVTRARHRLVVTAVGGEDTDERASRFLSELLPGAVETATMDDRARWLNMPALVADLRSAVTDPTKPRKLRQKAAQQLARLAAAGVQGAHPNDWYALTPISDDRPLIWPDGIVSISPSAVESFTKCGLRWLLETAVGAAGTSTAQGLGNVIHALAVLANTDLPSEDLLGERLDQVWHELDFGGTWYNRKQRKVAEQMIGKFLRWQKDNPRELKAMEESFTAMVSEGVQIKGRVDRVESDDHGRAVIIDLKTGGSKPKAGEIDRHPQLGVYQLAALLGAFARHGMTEPGGAALVQLGKAGGKNDALEQGQQPLSEDDNPGWAGDLVDTVATGMSGPFFQAKVNDGCRTCAARASCPVNDNGGQVC, encoded by the coding sequence GTGAGTGGTCAGACCTGGCGGTTGGTACGGCGCGGCAGCGGCAGCCCTGTTGTGTCCCCTGTGCTCGACGAGCACCAACGTGCCGTGGTCGAACACCAGAGCGGACCCCTTCTCGTCCTCGCCGGCCCGGGCACCGGCAAGACCACCACGATCGTGGAGAGCGTGGTGGACAGGATCGAGCGTCGCGGCCTGGACCCCGAGCGGGTGCTCATCCTCACCTTCAGCCGCAAGGCCGCCGAGGAGCTGCGCCAGCGCGTCACCGCACGCCTGCGCCGCACCACCCGCACCCCGCTCGCCCTGACCTTCCACTCCTACGCCTACGCGCTCCTGCGCCGCGAGTCGATCCTCGAGGGCAAGGCCCCGCCCCGCCTGCTGACCGGACCCGAGCAGCTGCTGGAGATCAGGCGGCTGCTGCACGGCGAGCTGGAGAGCGGCGGGCTCGACTGGCCGGTGTCGCTGCGCGAGCCGCTCAAGACCCGCGGGTTCGCCGAAGAGCTGCGGGACTTCCTGTCGCGGGCCAACGAACGCGGGCTCGACGGCGACCGGCTGATCGAGCTCGGCCGGCGGCACGGGAGGGGCGACTGGGTGGCGGCCGGCCGGTTCGCCGAGCGTTACCAGGACAGGTTCGACCTCGACCCGGAGGAGACCTACGACTACGCGGAGCTGATCGGCGCCGCCTCCGCGCTGCTGGCCAGGCCGGACGTGCGCGAGCGGGAGCGATCGGCGCACGACGTGGTGTTCGTGGACGAATACCAGGACACCGACCCGGCCCAAGAGCTGATGCTGGCCCAGCTCGCGGGCGACGGGCGCGACCTGGTGGCGGTGGGCGACCCCGACCAGTCGATCTACGGGTTCAGGGGCGCGGACGTCCAGGGGATCATGAAGTTCCCCGAGCGGTTCAGGACCCGCGACGGCCAGGACGCGCCGGTGCTGACGCTGCGCGTGTGCCGCAGGAGCGGGGCCGGTCTGCTGGAGGCCTCACGCAGGGTCGCCACCCGCCTTCCCGCCGGGCCGGGAGGCGGCCACCGCGATCTGGTCCCGCTGCCGGACACGCCGGACGGCGACGTCCGTGTGCTGCTGGCCGACAGCACCAGCCAGGAGGCCGCGATCGTCGCGGACACGCTGCGGCGGGCCCACCTGATCGACGGCGTGCCCTGGCACCGGATGGCGGTGCTGGTGCGCTCGGCCAGGCGGCAGGTGCCCCTGCTGCGCCGGGCGTTGACCAACGCCGGGGTGCCGACGATGATCGCGGGCGACGAGGTGCCGATCGCCCATGAGCCCGGAGTGCGCCCGCTGCTCACCCTGATGAAGGTGGTGCTCGACCCCGCCCATCTCGATGAGGGGGTGGCCGAGGAGCTGCTGACGGGCCCGCTCGGCGGCACCGACATGATCGGCGTGCGCCGCCTCCGCCGGGCACTCAAGATCGCCGAGAACGAGGCGTCCGACGCCGGTGAGGCACGTTCGTCCGGAGAGCTGCTCGTCGCGGCCGTGCAGGACGTCCGCGAGCTCACCAGGATCGAGCCCCACATCGCCGTCCCGGCCGAGCGGGTGGCCAAGCTGCTGGCGGTGGCCAGGGAGGCGGTAGGCGAGCAGGGCACGGCGGAGGACCTCCTGTGGGCCGTGTGGCACGCCAGCGGGCTGGCCCAGCGCTGGACCGAGCTGAGCATGTCCGGCGGCTCCAGGGGAGCGCAGGCGGACCGTGACCTGGACGCGGTCGTGGCGTTGTTCGACCATGCGGCCAGGTTCGTGGACCGGATGCCGAAGGCGGGTCCCGAGGTGTTCATCGACGACCTGGCCGCCCAGGAGATCCCCGGTGACACGCTGGCCGACCGGGCCCCCGACGGCGACGCCGTACGCGTGCTCACCGCCCACCGCTCCAAGGGCCTGGAATGGGACGTCGTGGTGGTCGCGGGCGTCCAGGAGGCGGTCTGGCCGGACCTGCGGCTCCGCGGCTCGATGCTGGGCGTCGAGGACCTCGTCGAGGTGCTCGAGGGGGCTCGGCCGAACGCCGCCTCGCTGGCCTCCAAGCTGCTCGCCGAGGAGCGCCGGCTGTTCTACGTGGCTGTCACCAGGGCCAGGCACAGGCTGGTGGTGACGGCCGTGGGCGGCGAGGACACCGACGAGCGCGCGTCCAGGTTCCTGTCGGAGCTGCTGCCGGGCGCGGTGGAGACGGCCACGATGGACGACCGGGCCCGCTGGCTGAACATGCCCGCCCTGGTGGCGGACCTCCGCAGTGCGGTGACCGACCCCACCAAACCCCGAAAACTCCGGCAGAAAGCGGCGCAGCAGCTCGCCCGCCTTGCCGCCGCCGGCGTCCAGGGCGCCCACCCCAACGACTGGTACGCCCTCACGCCCATCTCCGACGACCGCCCTCTGATCTGGCCTGACGGCATCGTGAGCATCTCGCCCTCGGCGGTCGAGAGCTTCACCAAGTGCGGCCTGCGCTGGCTCCTGGAGACCGCAGTCGGCGCCGCGGGCACCAGCACCGCGCAGGGCCTGGGCAACGTCATCCACGCCCTGGCCGTGCTGGCCAACACCGACCTGCCCAGCGAGGACCTCCTGGGCGAGCGGCTCGACCAGGTCTGGCACGAGCTCGACTTCGGCGGTACCTGGTACAACCGCAAGCAGCGCAAGGTCGCCGAGCAGATGATCGGCAAGTTCCTGCGCTGGCAGAAGGACAACCCGCGCGAGCTGAAGGCCATGGAGGAGTCGTTCACCGCCATGGTCTCGGAAGGCGTGCAGATCAAGGGGCGGGTGGACCGCGTGGAGAGCGACGACCACGGGCGTGCCGTGATCATCGACCTCAAGACCGGCGGCTCCAAACCGAAGGCCGGTGAGATCGACCGCCACCCGCAGCTCGGCGTCTACCAGCTGGCCGCGCTGCTGGGGGCGTTCGCCCGGCACGGCATGACCGAGCCGGGCGGCGCCGCGCTCGTCCAGCTGGGGAAGGCCGGCGGCAAGAACGATGCCCTGGAGCAGGGTCAGCAACCGCTGAGCGAGGACGACAACCCGGGCTGGGCCGGCGATCTGGTGGACACCGTGGCCACCGGCATGTCGGGGCCGTTCTTCCAGGCCAAGGTCAACGACGGCTGCCGCACCTGCGCGGCCAGGGCGAGCTGCCCGGTCAACGACAACGGGGGCCAGGTGTGCTGA
- a CDS encoding ATP-dependent helicase, which translates to MLTPVELAGKLGILPPTSEQAVVIEAPLEPMVVMAGAGSGKSETMAGRVVWLVANGLVKPENVLGLTFTRKAAAELATRVRERLTGLAEAGLVEPGALDNEPTVSTYHAYAARLVTDHALREGLEPTMRLVTPAVSWQLASRVVAMYDGPMDKIELGPPSVTAAVLELAGELSEHLRTPADVRRVGEWLRERHDVLPGRKTLAQRKPVDVHAAREQLLPLVEAYERLKRSREVIDYGDQMALAARIAANHKEVGQIERERYAVVLLDEYQDTSHAQLVLLRSLFSGGHAVTAVGDPCQSIYGWRGASAGNLRRFSRDFRTSSGDPAPVRQLSVSFRNGDRVLDVAARVQLPLRMEAREVPVLVPGPNRVDRGRVTCAFHETAEDEARWVADGIAKILGQQVAPDGLPWGEKERKKTLAIQPQDVAILARKRSQFPALRRALEERDIPVEVVGLGGLLTVPEVSDIVATLRVLYDATAGDALARLMAGPRWRIGPADLRVLGEHARQLARELSESNRAEDPLDQVVADLAEERGSLVDALDELPDRDEWLEALSPLARTRLIALAHELRQLRAHTAQPLPDLISEVERKLGLDVEVAARSGTVSAFAARADLDAFLDAASRFAGDAEDPTLGAFLAYLQAAESEEFGLEAGRVGESNSVKLMTVHASKGLEWPIVVVPGLSQLVSSKGTITTGSIFPATPVMNSRWTENPRKLPYPLRGDAADLPRLGGLSKEELAGFDEQGRERDLMEERRLAYVAVTRAHYHLIASGYRWGTATKPLAPSDFLLEIRDTADRVAFWAGDVAEGATNPLLAEPAEAVWPVTPEGLRYESVLDGARLVEDALAGTMAEPEPEDDEPLRAYEEERLRAWERDTELLLRERELHVRRPATIVELPAKLTVSSLVTLATDPRELARRIRRPVPVKPAPLARRGTSFHKWLETRWDQQRLIDDLELYDELEEADVRLAELQERFEQSEWADRRPVDMEVPFETMIGDRLVRGRMDAVFELSDGGYEVVDWKTGQPPRGKAAKGASVQLAAYRLAWSHLAGVPLEKVAAAFHYVRANRTVRPVNLLDEAGLVALIESVKLVDGEKPASGA; encoded by the coding sequence GTGCTGACCCCCGTCGAACTCGCCGGAAAGCTCGGCATTCTTCCCCCCACGAGCGAGCAGGCCGTGGTCATCGAGGCCCCGCTGGAGCCGATGGTGGTCATGGCCGGCGCGGGCTCGGGCAAGAGCGAGACCATGGCCGGGCGCGTGGTCTGGCTGGTGGCCAACGGCCTGGTCAAGCCGGAGAACGTGCTGGGCCTGACTTTCACCCGCAAGGCGGCCGCCGAGCTGGCCACTCGGGTCAGGGAACGCCTCACCGGACTGGCGGAGGCGGGCCTGGTCGAGCCGGGCGCGCTCGACAACGAGCCGACGGTCTCCACCTACCACGCCTACGCCGCCCGCCTGGTGACCGACCACGCCCTGCGCGAGGGTCTGGAGCCGACCATGCGGCTGGTCACGCCGGCCGTGTCCTGGCAGCTCGCCTCGCGGGTGGTGGCGATGTACGACGGGCCGATGGACAAGATCGAGCTGGGCCCGCCGTCGGTCACCGCCGCCGTGCTGGAGCTGGCCGGCGAGTTGTCGGAGCACCTGCGTACGCCGGCCGACGTCCGGCGGGTGGGGGAGTGGCTGCGCGAACGGCATGACGTGCTGCCGGGCAGGAAGACGCTCGCCCAGCGCAAGCCGGTGGACGTGCATGCCGCGCGGGAGCAGCTGCTGCCGCTGGTGGAGGCGTACGAGCGGCTGAAGCGAAGCCGGGAGGTCATCGACTACGGCGACCAGATGGCGCTGGCCGCCAGGATTGCCGCCAACCACAAAGAAGTGGGACAGATCGAGCGCGAGCGTTATGCGGTGGTCCTGCTGGATGAGTACCAGGACACCAGCCACGCCCAGCTCGTCCTGCTGCGCTCGCTGTTCAGTGGCGGCCACGCGGTGACGGCCGTCGGCGACCCCTGCCAGTCGATTTACGGCTGGCGCGGCGCCTCCGCAGGCAACCTTCGCCGTTTTTCCCGAGATTTCCGGACAAGTTCGGGGGACCCGGCCCCCGTCCGCCAGCTCAGCGTCAGCTTCCGCAACGGCGACCGCGTCCTGGACGTGGCCGCCCGCGTCCAGCTCCCGCTCCGCATGGAGGCCCGCGAGGTCCCCGTCCTCGTCCCCGGCCCCAACCGGGTCGACCGGGGCCGCGTGACCTGCGCTTTCCATGAGACCGCCGAGGACGAGGCCAGGTGGGTCGCCGACGGCATCGCCAAGATCCTCGGCCAGCAGGTCGCCCCCGACGGGCTGCCGTGGGGCGAGAAGGAACGCAAGAAGACCCTCGCCATCCAGCCCCAGGACGTCGCGATTCTGGCCAGGAAACGCTCGCAGTTCCCGGCGCTGCGCCGGGCCCTGGAGGAACGCGACATCCCGGTCGAGGTGGTCGGCCTCGGCGGCCTGCTGACCGTGCCCGAGGTGAGCGACATCGTCGCCACCCTCCGCGTCCTCTACGACGCGACCGCCGGTGACGCGCTGGCCAGGCTGATGGCCGGGCCGCGCTGGCGGATCGGGCCTGCTGACCTGCGGGTGCTGGGGGAGCACGCCAGGCAGCTGGCCCGCGAGCTGAGCGAGAGCAACCGGGCGGAGGACCCGCTCGACCAGGTGGTGGCCGACCTGGCCGAAGAGCGCGGGAGCCTGGTGGACGCCCTGGACGAGCTGCCGGACCGGGACGAGTGGCTGGAGGCGTTGTCGCCGCTGGCCCGTACCAGGCTCATCGCCCTCGCCCACGAGCTCCGGCAGCTCAGGGCGCACACCGCGCAGCCGCTGCCCGATCTGATCAGTGAGGTGGAGCGCAAGCTCGGCCTGGACGTCGAGGTGGCCGCGCGCAGCGGCACGGTGAGCGCGTTCGCCGCGCGGGCGGACCTGGACGCGTTCCTCGACGCGGCGTCCAGGTTCGCGGGCGACGCCGAGGATCCGACGCTCGGGGCGTTCCTGGCCTACCTGCAGGCGGCCGAGAGCGAGGAGTTCGGGCTGGAGGCCGGCCGGGTCGGGGAGAGCAACAGCGTCAAGCTGATGACCGTGCACGCCTCCAAGGGCCTGGAATGGCCGATCGTGGTCGTGCCGGGGCTGTCGCAGCTGGTCAGCTCGAAGGGAACGATCACGACGGGCAGCATCTTCCCCGCCACGCCCGTCATGAACAGCCGGTGGACGGAGAATCCCCGCAAGCTCCCCTACCCGCTGCGCGGCGACGCCGCCGACCTGCCCAGGCTGGGCGGGCTCAGCAAGGAGGAGTTGGCCGGCTTCGACGAGCAGGGTCGCGAGCGCGACCTGATGGAGGAACGCAGGCTGGCGTACGTGGCCGTGACCCGCGCCCACTACCACCTGATCGCCTCCGGTTACCGCTGGGGCACCGCCACCAAGCCGCTGGCGCCGTCGGACTTCCTGCTGGAGATCCGCGACACCGCCGATCGCGTCGCGTTCTGGGCCGGGGACGTGGCGGAGGGCGCGACGAACCCGCTGCTCGCCGAGCCCGCCGAGGCCGTCTGGCCGGTCACGCCCGAGGGCCTGCGGTACGAGTCCGTGCTCGACGGCGCCCGGCTGGTCGAGGACGCGCTGGCCGGCACGATGGCCGAGCCTGAGCCCGAAGACGACGAGCCGCTGCGGGCGTATGAGGAGGAGCGGCTGCGGGCCTGGGAACGCGACACGGAGCTGCTGCTGCGCGAGCGGGAGCTGCACGTGCGCCGGCCCGCCACGATCGTCGAGCTGCCGGCGAAGCTGACCGTGTCGTCGCTGGTCACGCTGGCCACCGATCCGCGCGAGCTGGCCCGCAGGATCCGCCGTCCTGTCCCGGTCAAGCCGGCGCCGCTGGCCCGGCGCGGCACGTCGTTCCACAAGTGGCTGGAGACGCGGTGGGATCAGCAGCGGCTGATCGACGACCTCGAGTTGTACGACGAGCTGGAGGAGGCGGACGTGCGCCTGGCCGAGCTGCAGGAGCGGTTCGAGCAGAGCGAATGGGCCGATCGGCGGCCGGTCGACATGGAGGTGCCGTTCGAGACCATGATCGGCGACCGGCTGGTGCGCGGGCGGATGGACGCCGTGTTCGAGCTGTCCGACGGGGGTTACGAGGTCGTGGACTGGAAGACCGGGCAGCCGCCCAGGGGCAAGGCGGCCAAGGGGGCGTCGGTGCAGCTGGCGGCGTACCGGCTGGCCTGGTCGCATCTGGCCGGGGTGCCGCTGGAGAAGGTGGCCGCGGCCTTCCACTATGTCCGCGCCAACCGCACCGTGCGGCCCGTGAACCTGCTCGACGAGGCCGGGCTGGTCGCGCTCATCGAGAGCGTCAAGCTCGTCGATGGTGAAAAGCCGGCTTCGGGTGCATGA
- a CDS encoding type III PLP-dependent enzyme produces the protein MIPARVQDAALSLDDAPAYLYDLPALEAHVAAVRQALPGIELYYAVKANPDAELLRVLAGHVDGFEVSSAGEHAHITNLFPGAKVALGGPGKTDAELGLPHHRIHVESPNELRRLLATGLEADVLLRVNPDLPVEGAALTMSGPFGMDEAGVAECLPLFGPRVRLRGLHTHLASGLQAPQLLDLARTLLDNSYEEVNLGGGMAVSYAAPDDRFDWAAYGSGLAELGRGRRLRIEPGRALTAYCGYYVTRIVDVKRVRGEAYAILLGGTHHLRTPVTKGHDQPFTILRTGKGPGVADEPITFVGQLCTPKDVFARKIVTTARVGDTVVFEMAGAYAWNISHHDFLMHPKPAFHHRRA, from the coding sequence ATGATCCCCGCCCGCGTCCAGGACGCCGCCCTGAGCCTCGACGACGCCCCCGCCTACCTCTACGACCTCCCGGCGCTGGAGGCGCACGTCGCGGCCGTGCGGCAGGCGCTCCCAGGCATCGAGCTGTACTACGCCGTCAAGGCCAATCCGGACGCCGAGCTGCTGCGTGTGCTGGCGGGACACGTGGACGGATTCGAGGTGTCGTCGGCGGGCGAGCACGCGCACATCACGAACCTCTTCCCGGGCGCCAAGGTGGCGCTCGGCGGTCCCGGCAAGACCGACGCCGAGCTGGGCCTGCCGCACCACCGCATCCACGTGGAGTCGCCGAACGAGCTCCGCCGTCTCCTCGCCACCGGGCTGGAGGCCGACGTGCTGCTCCGGGTCAACCCCGACCTGCCGGTCGAGGGCGCGGCGCTCACGATGAGCGGGCCGTTCGGGATGGACGAGGCCGGCGTGGCGGAGTGCCTGCCGCTGTTCGGCCCGCGCGTACGGCTTCGCGGCCTGCACACCCACCTTGCCAGCGGCCTCCAGGCGCCGCAGCTGCTGGACCTGGCGCGGACGCTGCTGGACAACTCCTACGAAGAGGTCAACCTCGGCGGCGGCATGGCGGTGTCCTATGCGGCCCCGGACGACAGGTTCGACTGGGCCGCCTACGGCAGCGGGCTGGCCGAGCTCGGCCGCGGGCGGCGGCTGCGGATCGAGCCGGGGCGGGCGCTGACCGCGTACTGCGGCTACTACGTGACCAGGATCGTGGACGTGAAACGTGTGCGCGGCGAGGCGTACGCCATCCTCCTCGGCGGCACCCACCACCTGCGCACTCCGGTGACCAAGGGCCACGACCAGCCCTTCACGATCCTGCGGACGGGCAAGGGGCCGGGAGTCGCCGACGAGCCGATCACGTTCGTCGGCCAGCTGTGCACCCCGAAGGACGTTTTTGCCCGAAAAATCGTGACTACCGCACGAGTGGGGGACACGGTGGTGTTCGAGATGGCCGGGGCCTATGCGTGGAACATCTCACACCACGACTTCCTCATGCACCCGAAGCCGGCTTTTCACCATCGACGAGCTTGA
- a CDS encoding IucA/IucC family protein — MPSSDGLVIDAPSALAEEATLAALLRCCAREVAGPRGLVWPAPPYLLLRVAGTLLRARTYGGAALRFDGRPERLENGAWRPLSTDELVGLVEADLQGHNAEFAGQVAASRQAVAAILRARAGSEPPADPWLASEQALVYGHPFHPSPKARGGDGWLRYAPEAHAAFPVRLLGVREDVLAEAGDVSALEGMGGMGRAPDGYRLLPAHPWQLDLLRPAFGAELIDLGPGPVVAPTSSVRTVYAPEAEVCLKFSLNVRITNCVRKNAWYELAGAVELSSRLKPIFDEISAKHPATRWLPEPGYRSAALGTRLHEGLGVIIRKSPWAACDPGVTPILAGALALDAPAREPLAWWSAYVSAVALPVVELYFAHGVVLEPHLQNVLVGLDAAGMPAQAVFRDLEGTKLVAGRHDLGGLHHEVARAFTYDAERGWARVVYCLLVNHLTEIAAAVAGHDDGVLRELWRIARDLLAKLAADLGWPLPLSDLLAGAPLPAKANLGVRWARAADRTAGYVPIANPLA; from the coding sequence ATGCCGAGCTCGGACGGACTGGTCATCGACGCGCCCTCCGCTCTGGCCGAGGAGGCGACGCTGGCGGCCCTGCTGCGCTGCTGCGCGCGGGAGGTGGCCGGGCCGCGCGGCCTGGTGTGGCCGGCGCCACCGTACCTGCTGCTGCGGGTGGCGGGCACACTGCTGCGGGCCCGCACGTACGGCGGCGCCGCGCTGCGCTTCGACGGCCGGCCCGAGCGTCTGGAGAACGGCGCCTGGCGGCCGCTGTCGACCGACGAGCTGGTCGGGCTGGTCGAGGCCGATTTGCAGGGGCACAACGCCGAGTTCGCCGGGCAGGTGGCGGCCAGCAGGCAGGCGGTCGCCGCGATCCTGCGGGCCAGGGCCGGGTCCGAGCCACCGGCCGATCCGTGGCTGGCCTCGGAGCAGGCCCTGGTGTACGGGCACCCGTTCCACCCGAGCCCCAAGGCGCGTGGCGGGGACGGCTGGCTGCGCTACGCGCCTGAGGCGCACGCCGCGTTCCCCGTCCGGCTGCTCGGGGTGCGCGAGGACGTGCTGGCCGAGGCGGGCGACGTGTCGGCGTTGGAGGGCATGGGCGGCATGGGCAGGGCGCCGGACGGCTATCGGCTGCTTCCCGCGCATCCATGGCAGCTCGACCTCCTTCGGCCCGCGTTCGGAGCCGAGCTGATCGATCTGGGACCCGGGCCGGTCGTGGCGCCTACTTCGTCGGTGCGGACCGTGTACGCCCCGGAAGCGGAGGTCTGCCTGAAGTTCTCCCTGAACGTGCGGATCACGAACTGCGTACGCAAGAACGCCTGGTATGAGCTGGCCGGAGCCGTGGAGCTCTCGTCACGACTCAAGCCCATATTTGACGAAATATCGGCCAAGCACCCCGCCACCCGCTGGCTCCCCGAGCCCGGCTACCGCTCGGCCGCCCTCGGCACCCGGCTCCACGAGGGCCTGGGCGTGATCATCCGGAAGAGCCCGTGGGCCGCCTGCGACCCCGGCGTGACCCCGATCCTGGCCGGCGCACTCGCCCTGGACGCCCCCGCGCGGGAGCCGCTCGCGTGGTGGTCGGCGTACGTGTCCGCGGTGGCGCTGCCCGTGGTGGAGCTGTACTTCGCGCACGGCGTCGTACTGGAGCCCCATCTGCAGAACGTCCTGGTCGGCCTGGACGCGGCCGGGATGCCCGCGCAGGCCGTCTTCCGCGACCTGGAGGGCACCAAGCTCGTCGCCGGCCGCCACGACCTCGGCGGGCTGCACCACGAGGTGGCCCGGGCCTTCACCTACGACGCCGAGCGCGGCTGGGCCCGCGTCGTCTACTGCCTGCTCGTCAACCACCTCACCGAGATCGCCGCCGCCGTGGCCGGGCACGACGACGGGGTGCTGCGCGAGTTGTGGCGCATCGCCCGTGACCTGCTCGCCAAGCTCGCCGCCGACCTCGGCTGGCCGCTGCCGCTGTCGGACCTGCTGGCCGGCGCCCCGCTGCCCGCCAAGGCCAACCTGGGCGTGCGCTGGGCCAGGGCGGCCGACCGCACCGCCGGTTACGTCCCGATCGCGAACCCGCTCGCATGA
- a CDS encoding IucA/IucC family protein, translated as MSDREAYLAARVLDALLREDYGGLASRVTRTKDGVGLLLADGRWVRLEPGVLFQDFVVARDERLGLEQVLETLVEVADPADSEGVAAFFEECLAALSALELHDAHAIEVLRRGPSYEALAAFVDHPVYPTSRARPGLAEGDLLAYAPEFAPSFELRWAVVPRRALVPGSAAHLPADAATSWDVGPDEVLFPVHPLTVGEVRKVDGVRVLDEARVTVRPTLSMRTVELGPRTHLKLPLPISTLGARNRRSIKPATLGDGAKAELLLRELTGPDVLLADEQTYAHTGHEYLAWMVRRLPEGKIVPVAALGAPGVLAEVGDVIPAYLRLLLRWNVRLFVRYGVALEAHQQNLALVFQGDRMKLLVKDNDGLLASPARLRAAGVEAPAFADERMLNDDPHALADVFVTITLHLAAAAVAFAALPHARAAALLRDTLAEALDEYGDDPMARLLRARTLDAARLTGKSMITAGTLMAKERSGARDINKYYGTSGPNYLRRA; from the coding sequence ATGAGCGATCGGGAGGCTTATTTGGCCGCCCGGGTGCTGGATGCCCTGCTCCGCGAGGACTACGGCGGGCTGGCCTCGCGCGTCACCAGGACCAAGGACGGCGTGGGGTTGCTGCTGGCGGACGGCCGGTGGGTGCGGCTGGAGCCGGGGGTGCTGTTCCAGGACTTCGTGGTGGCGCGGGACGAGCGGCTGGGGCTGGAGCAGGTCTTGGAGACGCTGGTGGAGGTCGCCGATCCGGCGGACTCCGAAGGGGTCGCGGCCTTCTTCGAGGAGTGCCTGGCGGCGTTGTCGGCGCTTGAGCTGCACGATGCGCATGCCATTGAGGTCCTTCGGCGAGGGCCGTCCTATGAGGCTCTGGCGGCTTTCGTGGATCATCCGGTTTACCCGACGTCGCGGGCGCGGCCGGGGTTGGCGGAGGGTGATTTGCTGGCTTACGCGCCGGAGTTTGCGCCTTCGTTCGAGCTGCGGTGGGCGGTCGTACCCCGCCGTGCGCTCGTGCCGGGCTCCGCCGCGCACCTTCCCGCCGACGCGGCGACCTCGTGGGACGTCGGTCCTGACGAGGTGCTCTTTCCCGTGCATCCGCTGACCGTCGGCGAGGTGCGGAAGGTCGACGGGGTACGGGTGCTGGACGAGGCGCGGGTCACGGTGCGGCCCACGCTCTCGATGCGGACCGTGGAGCTCGGCCCCCGCACGCACCTCAAGCTGCCGCTGCCGATCAGCACGCTCGGGGCGCGCAATCGGCGCTCGATCAAGCCGGCGACGCTGGGCGACGGGGCCAAGGCCGAGCTGTTGCTGCGGGAGCTGACCGGCCCCGATGTGCTCCTGGCCGACGAGCAGACCTATGCGCACACGGGTCACGAGTATCTCGCGTGGATGGTCAGGCGGCTGCCGGAGGGGAAGATCGTGCCGGTGGCGGCGCTCGGCGCGCCTGGTGTGCTCGCCGAGGTCGGCGACGTCATCCCCGCATATCTGCGGCTCCTCCTGCGCTGGAACGTCCGGCTCTTCGTGCGGTACGGCGTCGCGCTGGAGGCCCACCAGCAGAACCTCGCCCTGGTCTTCCAGGGAGACCGCATGAAGCTGCTGGTCAAGGACAACGACGGGCTGCTGGCGTCCCCGGCGAGGCTGCGGGCCGCGGGGGTCGAGGCGCCGGCGTTCGCCGACGAGCGCATGCTGAACGACGACCCGCACGCGCTCGCCGACGTGTTCGTGACCATCACGCTGCACCTGGCCGCCGCGGCCGTGGCGTTCGCGGCGTTGCCGCACGCGCGAGCCGCGGCGCTGCTGCGTGACACGCTCGCCGAGGCCCTCGACGAGTACGGCGACGACCCCATGGCCAGGCTCCTGCGCGCCAGGACCCTCGACGCGGCCCGGCTGACCGGCAAGTCCATGATCACGGCCGGGACGCTGATGGCCAAGGAACGTTCCGGCGCGCGCGACATCAACAAGTACTACGGCACCAGCGGCCCCAACTACCTGAGGAGAGCTTGA